A portion of the Pseudoxanthomonas sp. JBR18 genome contains these proteins:
- a CDS encoding xanthine dehydrogenase family protein subunit M → MKAFTYARASSAAEAAQALTDHPDAKFIAGGTNLIDLMKLQIETPTHLVDVNALELDAIEPIEDGGLRIGALVRNTDLAADARVRKDYPLLTRALVAGASGQLRNKATTAGNLLQRTRCPYFYDTNQACNKRLPGSGCAAAEGFNRQLAIVGASPACIATHPSDMAVAMRALDAKVETVKPDGQTRVIALDQLYRAPGTTPHLETTLERGELITAVTLPKPAGGKQVYHKVRDRASYAFALISVAAIVQPDGTGAVALGGVAYKPWRDPAADAQMPNGAKAVVDTLLAGAKTTEHNAFKLPLVERTLGAILAEARA, encoded by the coding sequence ATGAAAGCCTTCACATACGCGCGCGCGAGCTCCGCAGCCGAGGCCGCGCAGGCGCTGACGGACCATCCGGATGCGAAATTCATCGCCGGCGGGACCAACCTGATCGACCTGATGAAGCTGCAGATCGAGACGCCGACCCATCTGGTGGATGTCAACGCCTTGGAACTCGATGCGATCGAGCCGATCGAAGACGGCGGCCTGCGGATTGGCGCACTGGTTCGCAACACCGACCTGGCCGCCGATGCACGGGTGCGCAAGGACTATCCGCTGTTGACCCGCGCCCTGGTGGCCGGCGCGTCCGGTCAGCTGCGCAACAAGGCCACGACAGCCGGCAATCTGCTGCAGCGCACGAGGTGCCCGTATTTCTACGACACCAACCAGGCCTGCAACAAACGCCTGCCGGGCAGTGGCTGTGCCGCCGCGGAAGGCTTCAACCGGCAGCTGGCCATTGTCGGTGCCAGCCCCGCATGTATCGCCACCCATCCCAGCGACATGGCCGTGGCCATGCGCGCACTGGACGCCAAGGTGGAGACGGTCAAGCCGGACGGACAGACCCGCGTGATTGCCCTGGACCAGTTGTATCGCGCACCGGGGACCACGCCGCACCTGGAGACCACGCTGGAGCGCGGTGAACTGATCACCGCGGTGACCCTGCCCAAGCCGGCGGGCGGCAAGCAGGTCTACCACAAGGTCCGCGACCGCGCGTCCTATGCTTTTGCCCTGATCTCCGTGGCCGCGATCGTGCAGCCCGACGGCACCGGCGCGGTCGCACTTGGCGGCGTGGCCTATAAGCCGTGGCGCGACCCCGCCGCCGACGCCCAGATGCCCAACGGGGCCAAGGCCGTGGTGGACACCCTCCTGGCCGGCGCCAAAACCACCGAACACAACGCCTTCAAGCTGCCGCTGGTGGAGCGGACGCTGGGCGCCATCCTGGCCGAAGCGAGGGCATGA